One Bradyrhizobium sp. CCGB12 genomic window carries:
- a CDS encoding CoA transferase, which yields MEVFSHLRVVEIGSSAATSYCARLFADFGADVQKVEPPGGDPLRGSAPLTPSGHSAWFAFLNFGKSSLIIDATNPDAVAQLTAVIEDCNILIDGRDIDPAECPSINIAAIRQKCPALIYLEASWFGREGPYSGFAATDSTVRALAGLIKLAGPAEGPPSHAPDFQTGILAGLWGFIAAASSSVPGIRRGGSWSLSVFESSLALSEYQMFEAYEHGDVMRRIGINRFWPNFPIGIYQTRDGWLGITTITPAQWRAFCDMLGLSELRDDPSFVMGADRLQHVQRIERQFIPRLKTQTTNEWFVEGLKRKIPIVPVPEMSDLLQDAEKSERGAIVPVLMGEEEGQTAGSMQRLTLTPPRRGGKVPAPAEQQSLAHMGRRLTGTMSSSPDRIDAGRPPLQGIRVLDFSMGWAGPLCTRTLADLGADVIKIEAIQYPDWWRGVDRRPAYIEDRLYEKRARFCMANRNKRGVTLDLTRQQGLTLAKRLAAGADIVVDNYSVDVLPKLGLGYDVLGKLNPRLVMMSMSAFGTNSSRRACRAYGSTLEQGSGLPGLIGKAGAPPVMSHIAFGDAVGGLNGCAAVLVAAIHARTTGRGQFIDLAQIECMIPFAAPWMTLHSIDGASPVKYGNRHPQFVPHGCFRCAGEDNWVMVAATDQHMWQSLARLIGRPDWATDVSLEFAEARRDSEDLIEQAIEAWTITRDADQAMSELQSAGIAAGVARLPIDLLRDRHLRARGYLQEVDRAFIGGHPQPSMPIREGERPNAIRSAAPTLGQHNREILSGLLGLSDSEIAHLAREGIIGAVMLSEVELARTNRL from the coding sequence ATGGAGGTGTTTTCGCATCTTCGCGTCGTCGAGATCGGTAGCTCGGCGGCGACCAGCTATTGCGCTCGGTTGTTTGCTGACTTCGGTGCCGATGTTCAGAAGGTCGAGCCGCCAGGTGGAGATCCACTCCGCGGTAGCGCGCCGCTCACGCCTTCTGGCCACAGCGCGTGGTTTGCATTCCTGAACTTCGGCAAGTCGAGCCTTATCATCGATGCCACAAACCCGGATGCGGTTGCGCAGCTGACGGCTGTGATAGAAGACTGCAACATTCTGATCGATGGCCGCGATATTGATCCCGCAGAGTGCCCTTCCATTAATATCGCCGCGATCCGGCAGAAATGCCCCGCGTTGATTTACCTCGAAGCAAGCTGGTTTGGTCGCGAAGGGCCTTATTCAGGATTCGCCGCAACCGATTCGACTGTTCGCGCGCTCGCCGGCCTCATCAAGCTGGCTGGACCGGCCGAGGGCCCGCCATCGCACGCACCGGATTTCCAAACTGGTATCCTGGCTGGCCTGTGGGGCTTTATCGCGGCGGCTTCTTCGTCGGTTCCGGGAATAAGGCGCGGTGGGTCGTGGTCGCTCAGCGTTTTTGAATCGAGCCTCGCCCTCAGCGAGTATCAAATGTTCGAGGCGTATGAGCACGGGGATGTAATGCGCCGAATTGGCATAAACCGCTTCTGGCCGAACTTTCCGATTGGCATTTACCAAACAAGAGATGGCTGGCTCGGCATTACAACAATCACTCCAGCGCAATGGCGCGCGTTCTGCGATATGCTTGGGCTGTCTGAACTGCGCGACGATCCGTCTTTCGTCATGGGGGCCGATCGTCTGCAACACGTGCAACGGATCGAACGGCAGTTCATTCCGAGGCTGAAAACGCAGACCACAAACGAGTGGTTTGTGGAAGGACTGAAACGCAAGATCCCGATCGTACCAGTGCCCGAAATGTCCGATCTGCTGCAGGACGCGGAGAAGAGCGAGCGAGGCGCAATCGTGCCTGTCCTGATGGGCGAAGAAGAGGGCCAGACGGCTGGCTCGATGCAGAGGCTGACACTGACACCACCGCGCCGGGGCGGCAAGGTTCCGGCGCCAGCCGAGCAGCAAAGTTTAGCGCATATGGGAAGGCGTTTAACCGGCACTATGTCATCATCGCCCGACCGCATCGATGCAGGACGGCCACCATTGCAGGGAATTCGGGTTCTCGACTTCTCGATGGGCTGGGCGGGACCCTTGTGTACGCGTACACTGGCTGACCTTGGTGCGGACGTCATCAAGATAGAGGCCATCCAGTATCCGGATTGGTGGCGTGGTGTTGACCGACGACCTGCCTATATCGAGGACCGGCTGTATGAAAAGAGGGCGCGCTTCTGCATGGCAAACCGGAACAAGCGCGGTGTCACCCTTGATCTGACGCGACAGCAGGGCCTCACTCTTGCAAAGCGGCTTGCTGCGGGAGCTGATATTGTCGTCGACAACTATTCGGTCGATGTGCTGCCCAAGCTCGGGCTTGGCTATGACGTCCTCGGAAAACTCAATCCTCGCCTTGTCATGATGTCGATGTCAGCCTTTGGCACGAACAGCAGCAGGCGCGCTTGCCGGGCTTATGGTTCAACGCTCGAGCAGGGCTCCGGGTTGCCGGGTCTGATCGGCAAAGCCGGCGCGCCACCCGTGATGAGTCACATCGCGTTTGGAGATGCCGTCGGTGGCTTGAACGGCTGCGCTGCAGTTCTGGTTGCGGCGATCCACGCTCGTACCACCGGGCGGGGGCAGTTCATTGATCTTGCGCAGATCGAATGCATGATCCCCTTTGCAGCTCCATGGATGACCCTCCATTCGATCGACGGTGCGTCGCCAGTAAAATACGGCAATCGACATCCGCAGTTCGTGCCACATGGCTGCTTCCGATGTGCCGGTGAGGACAATTGGGTCATGGTAGCCGCGACCGACCAACACATGTGGCAGAGTCTCGCCAGACTCATCGGGCGGCCAGACTGGGCCACGGACGTTTCGCTGGAATTTGCAGAAGCTCGCCGTGATAGCGAGGATTTGATTGAGCAAGCCATCGAAGCTTGGACGATCACGCGTGACGCGGACCAGGCGATGTCCGAGTTGCAGTCCGCAGGGATAGCGGCCGGCGTGGCCCGCCTGCCAATCGATCTGCTAAGGGATCGGCATCTCAGGGCGCGCGGCTATCTGCAAGAAGTCGATCGCGCTTTCATTGGCGGGCATCCACAGCCCTCCATGCCGATTCGGGAAGGTGAGAGGCCCAATGCGATCCGCTCAGCGGCACCGACACTTGGACAACATAATAGAGAGATTCTATCAGGACTTCTTGGGCTTTCCGACTCAGAGATCGCGCACTTGGCTAGAGAGGGTATTATCGGTGCGGTGATGCTTTCCGAAGTCGAGCTCGCGAGAACAAACAGGCTATAG
- a CDS encoding aspartate aminotransferase family protein encodes MNRENDAGSNTAGFSRAGRRSNESFARAQEVFPDGTSRVTIGRDPTPLYIERGLGSYLFDVDGRRFLDLNCNFTTLIHGHAFGPVVEALTHQIQRGSCFANPTESEIELAELLCERIPRIDRVRFVNTGTEAVLFAIKAARAFTGRSKIAKLEGAYHGAYDWVEVSQAATPENWGDAIRPNSTAFYRGMPASVLDEVVVLRFNDAEGARRLISSNAHDLAAVVLDPMPSRGGLVAPKPEFLAVVQESARKNGILVIADEVLNLRQGFQGASARYGLVPDVITMGKIIGGGLPIGAIGGREDVMEVFDASGGRPLLPQGGTFSANPLSMTAGLAAMRHLDHAAFAHLEILGDIVRGGIGRAISKLGAPLCVTGAASLFRIHARAENPTDYRDIYLRPDDATLMKELTRFFAENGIIVPYGAAASIPSPMTRADAEFIVDVFAGFLESRQDILGAIRVGE; translated from the coding sequence GTGAATCGAGAAAACGACGCAGGTTCAAATACGGCTGGATTCTCTCGCGCTGGCAGGCGGTCCAACGAAAGCTTCGCACGAGCTCAAGAAGTGTTCCCGGATGGCACCTCGCGAGTAACGATTGGGCGAGATCCAACTCCACTCTACATCGAGCGCGGGTTAGGCAGCTATCTTTTCGATGTCGACGGCCGCCGGTTTCTCGACCTCAATTGCAACTTCACGACATTGATCCATGGACATGCCTTCGGCCCCGTTGTGGAAGCACTAACCCATCAAATTCAGCGCGGCAGTTGCTTTGCAAATCCGACGGAGAGCGAGATTGAACTCGCTGAACTACTTTGCGAGCGCATTCCGCGGATTGACCGAGTTCGCTTCGTGAATACCGGGACCGAGGCCGTGCTCTTTGCGATCAAAGCTGCACGTGCCTTCACTGGACGTTCGAAAATTGCTAAGCTCGAGGGCGCCTATCATGGTGCCTATGATTGGGTGGAGGTCAGCCAAGCGGCGACACCGGAAAATTGGGGTGACGCCATCCGGCCCAATTCTACGGCCTTCTATCGCGGGATGCCTGCAAGCGTGCTCGACGAGGTGGTTGTGCTCCGCTTCAATGACGCTGAAGGCGCACGCCGCTTGATATCATCGAATGCGCACGATCTTGCCGCCGTCGTTCTGGATCCGATGCCGAGCCGCGGCGGGCTCGTTGCGCCGAAGCCTGAATTCTTGGCGGTGGTGCAGGAATCTGCCCGCAAGAACGGGATCCTAGTGATCGCCGATGAGGTCCTCAATCTCAGGCAGGGGTTTCAGGGCGCTTCTGCACGTTACGGCCTTGTTCCAGACGTCATCACGATGGGCAAGATCATCGGCGGAGGTTTGCCGATTGGAGCAATCGGCGGTCGCGAGGACGTGATGGAGGTATTCGATGCCTCAGGGGGACGGCCACTTCTGCCGCAGGGCGGTACGTTCTCTGCCAATCCCCTATCCATGACAGCGGGGCTGGCTGCGATGCGTCATCTCGATCATGCGGCTTTTGCACATCTGGAGATCCTTGGAGACATTGTCCGGGGCGGGATCGGCCGGGCCATCTCGAAGCTGGGAGCGCCGCTCTGTGTCACCGGTGCCGCCTCACTCTTCCGCATTCACGCGCGGGCAGAAAACCCGACTGACTATCGCGACATCTATCTAAGACCTGACGACGCAACTCTAATGAAGGAGCTCACACGCTTCTTCGCGGAGAACGGCATCATCGTGCCGTATGGTGCTGCCGCATCGATTCCGTCACCGATGACGCGTGCCGACGCTGAGTTCATCGTCGACGTGTTCGCAGGCTTTCTCGAGAGCCGTCAAGACATATTGGGCGCGATAAGGGTAGGCGAGTGA
- a CDS encoding CoA transferase, translated as MGVLSHLRVVEIGSSAATSFCARLFADFGADVQKVEPPAGDPLRRSAPLTSGGQSAWFAFLNFNKSSILMDAADPDAITRLTALIEDCDILLDGRDVDSAECPSVDLTAIRQRRPGLIFLEASWFSPKGPYAGFAATDSTVRALAGLVKLVGPVEGPPLHAPDFQTGILAGLWGFIAAASSTVARMEGAPGRSWSLSIFESSLALSEESMFEAFARGNAVRRIGINRFWLTFPAGIYETKEGWLGVTTITPAQWRSFCDMLGLTELRDDPTLVLSADRMQHIEQIERKFMPRLKTRTAREWFAEGLKRKIPIVPVPEISDLLQDAEKKVRGAIVPVLLGEEEALTAGSMQRLTLTPPLRGGKVPTPGEQQALAGKRRPLTRSASASSGCLEAGRRPLQGVQVVDFSMGWAGPLCTRTLADLGADVIKIEAIQYPDWWRGVDRRRAYVEDQMYEKTVRFCIMNRNKRGLTLDLARPQGVALAKRLITGADIVVNNYSVDVLPKLGLGYDVLRTLNPRLVMLSMSAFGADSIHRDCRAYGSTLEQGSGLPSVIGSTDGPPVMSHIAFGDAVGGLNGCAAVLVALIHARNTGQGQFIDLAQIECMMPFAAPWITIRSIDSMPPPRYGNRHPQFVPHGCFRCAAEDEWIVVAATDTDMWQRLAILIGRPNWAADVSLKSAGARRGIEEEIERGIEAWTINRDADQAMAELQAEGIAAGVARSPIDLLKDSHLRSRAFVQEVERTFIGLHPQPSMPIREGARPHAIHTAAPTLGQHNREILSGCLGLSDAEITHLMRQGIIGTKMLSEEELARQREVRDAEKSAR; from the coding sequence ATGGGAGTATTATCGCATCTGCGGGTCGTTGAGATCGGCAGTTCGGCCGCAACTAGCTTCTGCGCGCGGTTGTTTGCCGATTTCGGTGCCGATGTTCAGAAGGTCGAGCCGCCAGCAGGCGATCCACTTCGTCGAAGCGCGCCACTAACCTCTGGGGGGCAGAGCGCGTGGTTCGCGTTCCTGAACTTCAACAAGTCAAGCATCCTCATGGACGCTGCCGACCCGGACGCGATCACGCGGTTGACGGCACTGATTGAGGATTGCGACATTCTGCTCGATGGCCGCGATGTTGATTCTGCGGAATGCCCGTCCGTTGATCTCACCGCGATCCGACAGCGACGTCCTGGGTTGATCTTCCTCGAAGCAAGCTGGTTCAGCCCAAAGGGGCCCTATGCGGGATTCGCGGCAACGGATTCAACCGTCCGCGCGCTCGCCGGCCTTGTCAAGCTGGTTGGGCCGGTCGAGGGCCCACCGTTGCACGCGCCAGACTTCCAAACTGGTATCCTTGCTGGCCTGTGGGGATTCATCGCCGCGGCTTCTTCGACCGTCGCGCGAATGGAAGGTGCGCCGGGGCGGTCGTGGTCGCTCAGCATTTTCGAATCGAGCCTCGCTCTTAGCGAGGAATCGATGTTTGAGGCGTTTGCGCGCGGCAACGCGGTGCGTCGTATCGGCATCAACCGCTTCTGGTTGACCTTTCCGGCCGGCATTTACGAAACCAAGGAAGGTTGGCTTGGCGTTACTACAATTACGCCGGCACAATGGCGGTCGTTCTGTGATATGCTCGGCCTAACCGAGTTACGTGATGATCCAACTCTAGTCCTTAGCGCCGATCGTATGCAACATATCGAGCAGATCGAACGAAAGTTCATGCCGAGGCTGAAGACGCGTACCGCGCGGGAATGGTTTGCGGAGGGCCTGAAGCGCAAGATTCCGATCGTGCCGGTGCCCGAAATATCAGATCTGCTCCAAGACGCAGAGAAAAAGGTTCGCGGCGCAATCGTTCCGGTCCTGCTTGGCGAAGAAGAAGCACTGACGGCTGGCTCGATGCAGCGGCTAACATTGACGCCGCCGCTCCGGGGCGGCAAGGTTCCGACTCCCGGCGAACAGCAGGCTCTCGCGGGTAAGCGAAGACCTCTGACTCGCAGTGCTTCGGCATCGTCGGGCTGCCTTGAGGCCGGTCGGCGCCCATTGCAGGGAGTTCAAGTCGTCGACTTCTCGATGGGCTGGGCCGGCCCGTTGTGTACCCGCACACTGGCTGATCTCGGTGCGGACGTCATCAAGATCGAGGCCATCCAGTATCCGGACTGGTGGCGCGGCGTTGACCGGCGCCGTGCTTACGTCGAAGACCAGATGTACGAAAAGACAGTGCGCTTCTGCATCATGAACCGCAACAAGCGCGGTCTCACCCTGGACCTGGCGCGGCCGCAGGGTGTTGCTCTTGCCAAACGGCTGATAACGGGAGCCGATATTGTCGTCAACAACTATTCGGTCGATGTGCTGCCGAAGCTCGGGCTCGGCTACGATGTGCTCCGAACGCTCAACCCCCGGCTCGTCATGTTATCGATGTCAGCCTTTGGTGCGGACAGCATTCATCGCGATTGCCGGGCCTACGGCTCGACTCTCGAGCAGGGCTCGGGGTTGCCGAGCGTGATCGGAAGTACTGATGGGCCGCCGGTGATGAGCCACATCGCGTTCGGTGATGCGGTCGGCGGCTTGAACGGCTGCGCTGCAGTTCTGGTTGCACTGATTCACGCTCGCAATACGGGGCAGGGACAGTTCATTGACCTTGCACAGATCGAATGCATGATGCCGTTCGCGGCTCCATGGATCACCATTCGCTCGATCGACAGTATGCCACCGCCAAGGTATGGGAATCGCCATCCGCAATTCGTGCCGCATGGCTGCTTCCGGTGTGCGGCTGAGGACGAATGGATTGTTGTAGCCGCGACCGATACGGACATGTGGCAGAGGCTTGCCATTCTTATTGGCCGGCCTAACTGGGCCGCGGACGTATCACTTAAATCTGCGGGAGCTCGCCGCGGCATTGAGGAAGAGATAGAGCGAGGTATCGAAGCTTGGACGATCAACCGCGATGCGGATCAGGCCATGGCCGAGTTACAAGCCGAGGGGATTGCGGCCGGCGTGGCCCGCTCGCCAATTGACCTACTGAAGGATTCGCATCTGCGATCACGCGCATTTGTGCAGGAAGTCGAACGCACTTTCATCGGCTTGCATCCGCAACCCTCAATGCCGATTCGAGAAGGTGCGCGGCCCCATGCGATCCACACAGCGGCGCCCACTCTGGGGCAACACAACAGAGAGATCCTGTCGGGTTGTCTCGGGCTCTCCGACGCCGAAATCACGCATTTGATGAGGCAAGGCATCATCGGCACGAAAATGCTCTCGGAAGAAGAGCTTGCTAGACAAAGAGAAGTTCGTGATGCAGAGAAGTCAGCGCGGTGA
- a CDS encoding helix-turn-helix domain-containing protein, translated as MKARALVAWNVRRIRVNRGIPQELLAHDARINRSYMGGIEQQSANPTIDVLDRIAGALDVDLSEFFVQPPKGATPPMTLRRGPKPAHPRRKQN; from the coding sequence ATGAAAGCTCGTGCGCTTGTCGCCTGGAATGTGCGCCGGATCCGCGTCAATCGCGGTATCCCACAAGAGCTATTGGCACACGATGCGAGGATAAACCGCTCCTATATGGGCGGCATTGAGCAGCAATCGGCGAACCCCACAATTGATGTTCTTGACCGTATTGCGGGAGCGCTTGATGTTGATTTGTCTGAATTCTTTGTTCAGCCGCCTAAAGGCGCGACGCCTCCCATGACCTTGCGCAGAGGTCCCAAGCCGGCGCATCCGCGGCGCAAACAGAACTAG
- a CDS encoding aminotransferase class I/II-fold pyridoxal phosphate-dependent enzyme, with protein sequence MPQRSPLSEDGRPAGQFRNTTYMINKSRPYFDAAHEAGLMAVHGRSTTGRAFALGSGPLEGRPEKIDFVRCSYLGLDNHPVIVAGAIDAIEAHRSLHWSCARTRLNFDLLAELETILSQMFCARVIAFSTVMLANLGAMPLLASGELTGGRKPLVVFDRLAHLSLAYHKPVLADETSVETIAHNDLDALERLCRNHPTIAYVCDGVYSMGGNAPLKELRQLQERYGLFLYIDDAHGISIFGRQGEGFARSQFPEVLGDRTIIVASLAKGFGASGGMVMLGAADQEALFRRYCIPYAFSVPPNLAAVGAALGSCKIHRSTELGDRQSRLAQRIKVFDHHVATAQQGNPFPIRMIAIGAETKAIAIAKAILDAGFYTSVTFFPTVSQGKAGIRVCITADHESNDIEGLCECILEAVAETTGKPYHQVT encoded by the coding sequence ATGCCACAGCGGAGCCCGCTCTCTGAAGATGGTCGGCCGGCCGGACAGTTTCGGAACACCACTTATATGATCAATAAGAGCCGTCCCTATTTCGATGCAGCGCATGAGGCTGGTCTCATGGCCGTCCATGGACGTTCGACGACTGGACGTGCCTTTGCTTTGGGCTCGGGGCCGCTTGAAGGTCGGCCGGAAAAAATTGATTTCGTGCGATGTTCCTATCTTGGCTTGGACAATCACCCCGTGATTGTCGCTGGTGCGATCGACGCGATCGAGGCGCATCGGTCATTGCACTGGTCATGCGCGCGAACGCGACTCAATTTCGATCTCCTGGCAGAACTTGAAACGATTCTGTCGCAGATGTTCTGCGCGCGCGTGATTGCGTTTTCCACTGTCATGCTCGCCAATCTAGGTGCAATGCCCCTCCTTGCATCGGGCGAACTGACGGGGGGGAGGAAGCCGCTTGTCGTGTTCGACCGCCTTGCGCACTTATCGCTGGCCTATCACAAGCCGGTTCTGGCCGATGAAACGAGCGTGGAAACAATTGCGCACAACGACCTCGACGCTCTCGAACGCTTGTGCCGCAACCATCCAACGATCGCCTATGTATGCGATGGTGTTTATTCCATGGGAGGAAATGCCCCGCTCAAGGAGCTGCGTCAACTCCAGGAACGGTACGGGCTTTTTCTCTATATCGACGATGCTCACGGCATATCAATCTTCGGACGCCAGGGTGAAGGATTTGCTCGCTCTCAGTTTCCGGAAGTTCTGGGCGATCGCACGATCATCGTAGCATCCCTGGCCAAGGGATTTGGCGCATCAGGCGGCATGGTGATGCTCGGAGCGGCCGATCAAGAAGCTCTCTTTCGAAGGTACTGCATTCCCTACGCGTTTTCGGTACCACCCAATCTGGCGGCAGTTGGGGCGGCGCTTGGATCGTGCAAGATTCACCGCTCGACCGAACTCGGCGATCGGCAGAGCCGGTTAGCGCAACGTATCAAGGTCTTCGATCATCATGTTGCAACCGCTCAGCAAGGCAATCCATTTCCAATTAGAATGATTGCAATAGGAGCGGAAACCAAGGCCATTGCCATTGCAAAAGCAATCCTCGATGCCGGCTTCTACACCTCGGTGACGTTCTTTCCGACGGTCTCGCAAGGAAAGGCAGGGATCCGAGTGTGTATCACGGCCGATCATGAAAGCAACGATATTGAGGGATTGTGCGAATGCATCCTTGAAGCAGTGGCCGAAACGACGGGAAAGCCGTACCATCAGGTGACGTGA
- a CDS encoding IS66 family transposase zinc-finger binding domain-containing protein, translating into MSWPSWRLELGHLDTDATAQANTIRPRRARPTSRAKKVRRNIGTLPKHLPRCEQVLERDATACPCCQGQLHKIGEDVSEVLDIMPAILRMLRTIRPKYGCRSCQQKALPRLIESGMASTAFGSHVVISKFAWYLPL; encoded by the coding sequence TTGTCATGGCCCAGTTGGCGGCTCGAGCTGGGCCATCTCGACACCGACGCCACCGCGCAGGCCAACACGATACGTCCGCGCCGAGCCCGTCCGACAAGCCGCGCAAAGAAGGTCCGCCGCAATATCGGCACACTCCCAAAGCACCTGCCGCGCTGCGAGCAGGTGCTGGAGCGGGATGCGACGGCCTGCCCGTGCTGCCAGGGTCAGCTCCACAAGATCGGTGAGGACGTCAGCGAGGTGCTGGACATTATGCCGGCGATCTTACGAATGCTACGCACGATTCGTCCCAAGTATGGCTGCCGCAGCTGCCAGCAGAAAGCGTTGCCGCGCCTGATCGAGAGCGGCATGGCATCGACAGCATTCGGGAGCCACGTGGTGATTTCGAAGTTCGCCTGGTATCTGCCGCTTTGA
- a CDS encoding SDR family NAD(P)-dependent oxidoreductase gives MLNPAKLGSQSDQRVALVTGGARGIGLEIVRRFLVDGYRVAFVATKADHVDRALTLLGCPEEQVYAERIDVTRHNDVQGFVEHVRERWGEIEILVNNAGISPKRVDQNAPWLSQTSLDEWARVIDVNLSGAFILIRLLAPAMIAKGNGRIINVGSLAGRAVPLIAGPHYAASKAGLVGLTRAAARDLAPYGITVNCIAPGRILSDLTGPPEAAVNLAALSRIPVGRFGTAEEVAHVISFLASPMAGFITGATIDITGGEFAA, from the coding sequence ATGCTGAACCCAGCCAAACTCGGGAGCCAAAGCGATCAGCGCGTTGCGCTTGTGACTGGAGGAGCGCGCGGAATTGGTCTGGAGATCGTCCGCCGGTTCTTGGTCGACGGCTATCGCGTCGCCTTTGTGGCGACGAAAGCAGATCATGTGGACCGCGCGCTCACTCTTCTCGGCTGCCCTGAAGAACAGGTCTATGCTGAGAGGATTGACGTAACTCGACACAATGATGTGCAGGGATTTGTTGAACACGTCCGGGAACGCTGGGGTGAGATCGAGATCTTGGTGAACAATGCTGGCATCTCCCCTAAGCGCGTGGACCAAAACGCACCTTGGCTTTCGCAGACATCGCTCGATGAATGGGCGCGGGTCATTGATGTCAATCTCAGCGGTGCCTTCATTCTCATAAGGCTCTTGGCGCCAGCAATGATCGCGAAAGGGAATGGGCGCATCATTAATGTCGGGTCACTCGCGGGGCGTGCCGTGCCCTTGATCGCAGGGCCACATTATGCGGCCTCGAAGGCGGGACTGGTCGGATTAACCCGCGCTGCCGCTCGGGATCTCGCGCCATACGGTATCACAGTCAACTGCATCGCTCCTGGACGGATTCTCAGCGATCTGACTGGACCACCCGAAGCCGCGGTCAACCTCGCGGCTCTCAGCAGGATTCCGGTCGGCCGTTTTGGAACTGCTGAAGAGGTGGCGCACGTCATAAGCTTTCTAGCCTCGCCGATGGCAGGGTTTATCACCGGCGCAACCATCGACATCACAGGCGGCGAGTTCGCCGCGTAA
- the tnpB gene encoding IS66 family insertion sequence element accessory protein TnpB: MLAAQPIDFRKSMHTRSVKVSEVPSANPYCGNVFVFRSKPMDRAKFQPGTAAASCWLRNGCTRGTSLGRRSADGVVYLSATQLAMLLDGLE; the protein is encoded by the coding sequence GTGCTGGCGGCACAGCCGATCGATTTTCGCAAGTCGATGCATACGCGCTCGGTGAAGGTGAGCGAAGTGCCGAGTGCGAACCCATATTGCGGCAACGTCTTCGTGTTCCGCAGCAAGCCCATGGACAGAGCGAAGTTTCAGCCCGGGACGGCAGCGGCATCGTGCTGGTTACGAAATGGCTGCACGAGGGGCACTTCGCTTGGCCGCCGATCCGCGGACGGCGTGGTGTATCTCAGTGCGACACAGCTCGCGATGCTGCTTGACGGACTTGAGTGA